Proteins from a single region of Sebastes umbrosus isolate fSebUmb1 chromosome 8, fSebUmb1.pri, whole genome shotgun sequence:
- the LOC119492873 gene encoding RILP-like protein 1 isoform X2, whose translation MTALDRPALELTVTDVYEIASVLGRDFERIIDRFGCESLVGVVPKVVRVLELLEALVSSGAAGQEAEELRGELDRLRQERSDRYEQERRHQKELEMVEDVWRGEVQDLLSQITQLQAENKRLLVSLSLKESPVSEEDLQKQEGMSEKERQVMNKLKDLVDKQRDEIRAKDHELTLKNEDVEALQMQQHRLIRINQDLRHRIGVMEAQGKALIQQRAELEAAAQARQQELGPLQLEVTRLRKELRGWELEEEVTNIEETSLTRSGMSPPTSTQMASSSSNSNPNSVWAECGGDPGFLANCFEPDKSPPRLPRTSKRENNEEEDDEDEHTTALLLVSDDTDPEELTDSLEQEPDKPRFTLQELRDVLQEKNELKAQVFVLQEELAYYKSEEFEDDVSFIVCPPSPPPCSSSSDQAESGIRRLIFTAIMPMVAAGLLADDPMLMPIRRLSYV comes from the exons ATGACGGCGCTGGACAGACCCGCTTTGGAGCTGACGGTCACGGATGTGTACGAGATCGCCTCGGTGCTCGGACGGGACTTTGAGCGGATCATCGACCGGTTCGGGTGCGAGTCTCTGGTTGGGGTGGTGCCCAAAGTGGTCCGGgtcctggagctgctggaggcccTGGTGAGCAGCGGAGCCGCCGGACAGGAGGCCGAGGAGCTGCGGGGCGAGCTGGACAGACTGAGGCAGGAGAGGAGCGACAGATACGAGCAGGAGAGGAGGCACCAGAAG GAGTTGGAGATGGTGGAAGATGTGTGGCGAGGAGAAGTCCAGGACCTGCTCTCTCAGATCACCCAGCTTCAGGCAGAGAACAAGAGGCTGTTAGTGAGCCTCTCTCTCAAAGAGTCCCCCGTCTCAGAGGAAGACCTGCAGAAACAGGAGG GAATGTCAGAGAAGGAGAGGCAGGTGATGAATAAGCTGAAAGACTTGGTGGATAAGCAGAGGGATGAAATCCGGGCTAAAGACCACGAGTTGACACTAAAAAACGAGGATGTTGAGGCG CTCCAGATGCAGCAGCATCGGCTGATAAGAATCAACCAGGACCTTCGTCACAGGATAGGAGTGATGGAGGCTCAGGGCAAGGCGCTGATCCAGCAGAGGGCTGAGCTGGAAGCTGCAGCCCAGGCACGGCAACAGGAGCTGGGGCCTCTGCAGCTGGAGGTCACCAGGCTGAGAAAGGAGCTCCGTGGGTGGGAACTGGAGGAAGAGGTCACTAATATAGAAGAAACCTCTCTTACTAGATCTGGGATGTCACCACCAACATCAACACAGATGGCG TCCTCCTCATCTAACTCCAATCCAAATTCAGTGTGGGCTGAGTGTGGAGGGGACCCTGGCTTCCTGGCAAACTGCTTTGAGCCTGACAAGAGTCCTCCCCGTCTCCCAAGGACgtcaaagagagaaaataatgaGGAAGAAGATGACGAAGATGAGCATACGACAGCATTGTTACTG GTGTCAGATGATACAGACCCAGAGGAGTTGACAGACAGCCTGGAGCAGGAGCCAGACAAACCTCGCTTCACCCTGCAGGAGCTGCGGGACGTCCTGCAGGAGAAGAATGAACTCAAGGCCCAAGTGTTTGTGCTGCAGGAAGAGCTGGCGTATTACAAAAG TGAGGAGTTTGAGGATGACGTCAGCTTCATTGTttgtcctccatctcctccaccaTGCTCCAGTTCCTCTGATCAGGCCGAATCAGGAATTAGACGCTT GATCTTTACTGCCATAATGCCGATGGTGGCAGCCGGTTTGCTTGCAGACGACCCCATGTTGATGCCAATCAGAAGACTTTCCTATGTATGA
- the hip1rb gene encoding huntingtin interacting protein 1 related b, which produces MHSLRHGVKTKRTESNLGAEREHFDKQQLNSISKAINSAETPVKEKHARRIILGTHREKGAYTFWSYALGFPLAGSSILSWKFCSVLHKILRDGHRNVLQDCMRHHSSLVEIGKLWSNLHDKYGQLVALYSKLLCTKMEFHVKHSDIPPNLEATDEVLEKCAGTDINNVFQLTVEVFDYLDAELRLAETVIRQLNTSIAISTLTSGQCRLSPLIQVVQDCSHLYHFTVKMLFKLHACLPADTLQGHRDRFHDQFHSLKTFFNKARDMLYFKRLIQIPKLPDSPPNFLHAASLAKHSKLVVVIPDEYEAEQQDDDDDDPEPLIEVSEVSTPIVQSQPPQLDIFDETFGPPNGGFDDRDLQIESLKRDLELLRAELERVKAEAQRYITQLKSQINSLESELEEQRAQKQRALVENEQLRMELEATRRRNAEHESSQAFFTEADKRAQATEQRYNKLKEKHTELVGSHAELLRKSADTVRMLSATQQTQDEVERTKQELSFQVERIKQEADMKLEEQKFEMERLKRELEEKMAEMIRVKGTLQSSEKTSAQMNSSVTALQAEKERLMRSVSEKEAELSSLRQSAQLQQSSLQQERERSSRELGDLQGKLQEKSSQEEQLKQKLLEEQFALLQGTVTEAENIIQDAVAKLDDPLHIRCTSSPDYLVSRAEATLGSVDKVKKGHADYLSNMGDAGGLLRALTQFSHLAADTIINGSATAHMAPIDHADRLTENCRGCATESLQFLKDLKAKNTLLKADPAAVRLIIQKILYLGQELRPKGMDIRQDELGDLVDKEMAATSAAIEEAVRRIDEMMNQARKDTSGIKLEVNERILNSCTDLMKAIRMLIIASTDLQKEIVEGGRGAASIKEFYARNSRWTEGLISAAKAVGWGATEMVESADKVVLHTGKYEELIVCSHEIAASTAQLVAASKVKADRSSTRLTVLQKASRQVNEMAANVVASTRTGQENLEEKETMDFSGLSVIKLRKEEMESQVKVLELESQLENERLRLGELRKKHYEVAGVPSELVSEGNGETSSPAHPANMSPKPGKPALFRKPTLAQKPNVPQKNPFK; this is translated from the exons cTGAACAGCATCAGCAAGGCCATCAACTCCGCTGAGACGCCTGTGAAGGAGAAACATGCACGAC GAATTATCCTGGGCACTCACAGGGAGAAGGGAGCCTACACCTTCTGGTCCTACGCTCTGGGCTTCCCTCTGGCCGGCAGCTCCATCCTCAGCTGGAAGTTCTGCAGCGTGTTGCACAAAATCCTGCGGGACGGACACCGCAAT GTTCTACAAGACTGCATGAGGCATCACAGTTCTCTAGTTGAAATTGGGAAACTATGG AGCAACCTCCACGACAAATATGGACAGCTGGTGGCTCTGTATAGCAAGCTGCTCTGCACTAAAATGGAGTTTCATGTGAAG CATTCAGATATCCCACCGAACCTGGAGGCCACAGATGAAGTACTGGAGAAGTGCGCAGGAACCGACATTAATAATGT GTTCCAGCTCACAGTGGAGGTGTTTGATTACCTGGACGCAGAGCTGAGGCTGGCCGAGACAG TGATCCGACAGCTCAACACATCCATCGCCATCTCCACTCTCACATCCGGCCAGTGTCGGCTGTCTCCACTCATCCAAGTTGTCCAGGACTGTAGTCACCTCTACCACTTCACTGTCAAGATGCTGTTCAAGCTGCATGCCT GTCTCCCCGCTGACACCTTACAAGGACACCGTGATCGTTTCCATGACCAGTTCCACAG CCTTAAGACCTTCTTCAATAAAGCCAGAGACATGCTGTACTTCAAGAGACTGATCCAGATCCCCAAGCTGCCTGAT TCCCCACCTAACTTCCTGCACGCAGCCTCACTGGCCAAGCACTCGAAGCTGGTGGTGGTCATCCCTGATGAGTACGAAGCAGAGCAACaagatgacgatgatgatgatccCGAGCCGCTCATCGAAGTCAGCGAAGTCTCAACACCCATCGTACAGTCACAGCCACCG caACTGGACATATTCGATGAGACATTTGGACCTCCAAACGGAGGCTTTGATGACCG GGATCTCCAGATTGAGAGCCTGAAGCGGGACCTGGAGTTGTtgagagcagagctggagagagTCAAAGCAGAG GCTCAGCGTTACATCACACAGCTGAAGTCCCAGATCAACAGTTTGGAGTCCGAACTAGAAGAACAGCGTGCACAGAAACAACGTGCTCTCGTGGAAAACGAACAACTGCGCATGGAGCTGGAGGCTACGCGTCGCCGAAACGCAGAACACGAGAGCTCACAGGCCTTCTTCACTGAAGCAGACA AAAGAGCGCAGGCCACCGAGCAGCGGTACAATAAGCTGAAGGAGAAGCACACAGAGCTGGTGGGCAGCCATGCTGAATTACTCCGGAAG AGTGCAGACACTGTGAGGATGCTATCAGCAACCCAGCAGACCCAGGATGAGGTGGAGAGGACCAAACAGGAGCTGTCGTTTCAGGTTGAACGAATAAAACAGGAAGCTGACATGAAG CTGGAAGAGCAGAAGTTTGAAATGGAGAGGCTGAAGAGAGAACTGGAGGAGAAGATGGCAGAAATGATACGCGTCAAGGGTACTCTACAGAGCAGTGAGAAG ACTTCGGCGCAAATGAACAGCTCGGTGACGGCTCTGCAGGCGGAGAAGGAGCGTCTGATGCGATCTGTTAGCGAGAAGGAGGCAGAGCTGTCGTCTCTGCGGCAGTCTGCGCAGTTGCAGCAGTCGTCGCTTCAGCAGGAGcgagagaggagcagcagggagCTGGGAGACCTGCAAGGCAAACTGCAGGAGAAG TCGAGTCAGGAGGAGCAGCTGAAGCAGAAGCTTCTGGAGGAGCAGTTTGCTCTGCTGCAGGGAACTGTCACAGAGGCTGAGAACATCATTCAGGACGCCGTCGCTAAGCTGGATGATCCCCTTCATATACGCTGCACCAGCTCTCCAG ATTACCTTGTGAGTCGGGCGGAGGCGACGCTGGGCTCCGTAGACAAAGTGAAAAAGGGCCATGCAGATTATCTGAGTAACATGGGGG ATGCTGGAGGATTGCTGAGGGCTCTGACCCAGTTCTCCCACTTGGCTGCGGATACAATCATCAACGGCAGCGCCACTGCACACATGGCGCCCATTGACCACGCAGACC GATTGACGGAGAACTGCAGAGGCTGTGCCACTGAGAGTCTGCAGTTCCTCAAGGACCTGAAGGCCAAGAACACCCTCCTGAAGGCAGACCCGGCCGCCGTTCGCTTGATCATTCAAAAGATCCTGTACTTGGGCCAG GAGCTGCGGCCAAAAGGCATGGATATTCGTCAGGATGAGCTGGGAGATCTGGTTGATAAGGAAATGGCTGCAACATCAGCGGCTATTGAGGAGGCGGTCCGCAGGATTGAT GAAATGATGAATCAAGCACGAAAGGACACATCAGGAATTAAACTGGAGGTCAACGAAAG AATCCTCAACAGCTGCACAGACCTGATGAAG GCCATCCGCATGCTGATCATAGCGTCTACAGACTTACAGAAGGAGATTGTCGAGGGTGGCAGG GGCGCAGCCTCCATTAAGGAGTTCTACGCCAGAAACTCTCGCTGGACTGAGGGACTCATCTCTGCTGCCAAGGCTGTGGGATGGGGAGCCACAGAGATGGT GGAGTCTGCTGATAAGGTGGTGCTGCACACAGGCAAATACGAAGAGTTGATTGTCTGCTCCCACGAGATCGCTGCCAGCACAGCTCAGCTGGTTGCTGCCTCAAAG GTTAAGGCGGACCGCAGCAGTACAAGGCTGACAGTTCTCCAGAAGGCCTCTCGCCAGGTGAATGAAATGGCAGCTAACGTGGTGGCCTCGACGAGGACGGGCCAGGAGAACCTGGAGGAAAAAG AAACCATGGACTTCTCTGGGCTGTCCGTCATCAAGttgagaaaagaagaaatggaGTCACAG GTGAAGGTGCTGGAATTAGAGAGTCAGCTGGAGAACGAGCGTCTGCGTTTGGGCGAGCTGAGGAAGAAGCACTACGAGGTGGCCGGAGTTCCTTCAGAGCTGGTTTCTGAGGGGAACGGAGAAACCTCCTCGCCGGCCCATCCTGCCAACATGTCACCAAAACCCGGCAAGCCTGCTCTCTTTAGGAAACCTACGTTGGCCCAGAAACCAAACGTACCACAAAAAAACCCG TTTAAGTAA
- the LOC119492873 gene encoding RILP-like protein 1 isoform X1 has product MTALDRPALELTVTDVYEIASVLGRDFERIIDRFGCESLVGVVPKVVRVLELLEALVSSGAAGQEAEELRGELDRLRQERSDRYEQERRHQKELEMVEDVWRGEVQDLLSQITQLQAENKRLLVSLSLKESPVSEEDLQKQEGMSEKERQVMNKLKDLVDKQRDEIRAKDHELTLKNEDVEALQMQQHRLIRINQDLRHRIGVMEAQGKALIQQRAELEAAAQARQQELGPLQLEVTRLRKELRGWELEEEVTNIEETSLTRSGMSPPTSTQMASSSSNSNPNSVWAECGGDPGFLANCFEPDKSPPRLPRTSKRENNEEEDDEDEHTTALLLKVSDDTDPEELTDSLEQEPDKPRFTLQELRDVLQEKNELKAQVFVLQEELAYYKSEEFEDDVSFIVCPPSPPPCSSSSDQAESGIRRLIFTAIMPMVAAGLLADDPMLMPIRRLSYV; this is encoded by the exons ATGACGGCGCTGGACAGACCCGCTTTGGAGCTGACGGTCACGGATGTGTACGAGATCGCCTCGGTGCTCGGACGGGACTTTGAGCGGATCATCGACCGGTTCGGGTGCGAGTCTCTGGTTGGGGTGGTGCCCAAAGTGGTCCGGgtcctggagctgctggaggcccTGGTGAGCAGCGGAGCCGCCGGACAGGAGGCCGAGGAGCTGCGGGGCGAGCTGGACAGACTGAGGCAGGAGAGGAGCGACAGATACGAGCAGGAGAGGAGGCACCAGAAG GAGTTGGAGATGGTGGAAGATGTGTGGCGAGGAGAAGTCCAGGACCTGCTCTCTCAGATCACCCAGCTTCAGGCAGAGAACAAGAGGCTGTTAGTGAGCCTCTCTCTCAAAGAGTCCCCCGTCTCAGAGGAAGACCTGCAGAAACAGGAGG GAATGTCAGAGAAGGAGAGGCAGGTGATGAATAAGCTGAAAGACTTGGTGGATAAGCAGAGGGATGAAATCCGGGCTAAAGACCACGAGTTGACACTAAAAAACGAGGATGTTGAGGCG CTCCAGATGCAGCAGCATCGGCTGATAAGAATCAACCAGGACCTTCGTCACAGGATAGGAGTGATGGAGGCTCAGGGCAAGGCGCTGATCCAGCAGAGGGCTGAGCTGGAAGCTGCAGCCCAGGCACGGCAACAGGAGCTGGGGCCTCTGCAGCTGGAGGTCACCAGGCTGAGAAAGGAGCTCCGTGGGTGGGAACTGGAGGAAGAGGTCACTAATATAGAAGAAACCTCTCTTACTAGATCTGGGATGTCACCACCAACATCAACACAGATGGCG TCCTCCTCATCTAACTCCAATCCAAATTCAGTGTGGGCTGAGTGTGGAGGGGACCCTGGCTTCCTGGCAAACTGCTTTGAGCCTGACAAGAGTCCTCCCCGTCTCCCAAGGACgtcaaagagagaaaataatgaGGAAGAAGATGACGAAGATGAGCATACGACAGCATTGTTACTG AAGGTGTCAGATGATACAGACCCAGAGGAGTTGACAGACAGCCTGGAGCAGGAGCCAGACAAACCTCGCTTCACCCTGCAGGAGCTGCGGGACGTCCTGCAGGAGAAGAATGAACTCAAGGCCCAAGTGTTTGTGCTGCAGGAAGAGCTGGCGTATTACAAAAG TGAGGAGTTTGAGGATGACGTCAGCTTCATTGTttgtcctccatctcctccaccaTGCTCCAGTTCCTCTGATCAGGCCGAATCAGGAATTAGACGCTT GATCTTTACTGCCATAATGCCGATGGTGGCAGCCGGTTTGCTTGCAGACGACCCCATGTTGATGCCAATCAGAAGACTTTCCTATGTATGA